The genomic interval GGCCAGCGCAAGCGATGCCGTCAAACCTCCGATCCCGGCACCGGCGACAACGACTGTGCGCGACCGGGTCACAGGCCGATCAGGCCGCCTTGTCTCTCACCACGCATTCCGGGGGGCGGGCCTGTCCGGCGTCGAGATCGGTTGCGAAGCGGAACAGCGTCGAACAATACGGGCAGATGATCTCGTTATCATTCCCGAGGTCGAGAAAGACGTGCGGGTGATCGAATGGCGGATTGGCTCCGACACACATGAATTCCCGCGAGCCGATCTCGATAACGGCGACGCCGGCATCGTTATGAAAGTGGGGGACGACGTGATCAGACATGCTTTCCACCTCGGGTCGTTGCGCGACATTTAAAGCGCCGGATATGACGCGCCGAATACGCAACGACAATCGCGCCGCACCATACTGACCGGCACTTCCGATTTCTAGATCACCGGAAACAGATTTGGAAAATTTTGCGGGTCAATTATCCATACACATTCGACATAATTCTGTCGTCTGGGAGAAGCCCTTCTTTCGTCGGGGAAGTTGTGTCTGAATAACGGCACACCACCTTTAGGCGTACGACGAAGGCAGGTCTGGCGGGATTTCGACGATGCGATGGCGAATGGGCAGCACGACGACGGGGGCGGCGATATGCGCAACGGCGTTCGCCCTGCTGTGGCCGCATGCCAGGGATGCCGGCGCCGTGCTGATTGCGCAGGACGATCCCGCGCGCCTGTCCGATCTTCAACTCGATTCCGTACTTCGGAAGAATCCGGCACTGGTCGAGCAGAACATCGAGGCCGCGCTTGCGGCGCAAGATCCTGACCTCGCCAACAGCTTTGTCGATCTCGCGGCAGCGAGGGGAATACCGATACCCGGCGAGTTGTCGCAACGCGCCACTGAGGCCGTCGGAGAAGAAAATTCTACCGAACACATGGCCAAGAGATTTTTCACGGGGTTGGTCACCGGCAATGCCGATGACGGCGCGAGCCTGTCGGGCACGGTGGCGGGCGATCTGTGCGTATTCGGCGATGTCCGGGACATCATGCGCGAGGGCAAGCACCTGGCGATGGGCGAGGACACCGACCGGCTGTTGCTGGGGCTTGCCGCAACGGGTCTCGTTGTGACGGCGGCCACCTTTGTGTCCGTCGGCGGGGCGGCTCCTGCCCGCGCTGGCCTCACGCTGGTCAAGGATGCCCGGAAGGTTGGGCGGCTCGGTGAAGGTCTAAGCCAATGGGCGGGCCGTTCGGCGCGCGAGATGGTCGACACGCGAAAACTGCAAAATGCCGTCGCGACGGCGGCGCTGGCACGGCCGCGTCAGACCGCCGGCGCGATCAAGGCTGCGATCCGCGCCGAGAAGGCCGGCGGACTGGTGCGTCTCGCCAAGGATGTCGGCCGCATTGGCGAAAAGACCGGGACACGGGGCGCGCTCGACACGCTGCGGATCGCCCAGGGACCAAAAGATGTCGCGCGCGCAGCGCGGCTCGCCGGGGCCAAAGGCGGCCAGACCCGTGCGATCATCAAGATTTTGGGACGCGGGGCGCTCCTGCTCACCGCCGGCGCGTTCAATCTCGCGATGTGGGTGCTCAGTGCGGTGTTCGCGCTGTTCGGTTTCCTGTCATCAATCAAGGCCACGACCGAGCGCCTGACACTGTCATGGCTGCAACGTTCAAAAGCCAGGCGGCTGCGGCGACAGTCCGCCGCGCTGTCGTAAACTTCTCACCGGTCGTTTGCCGACCATCTCGTTGCCATCCCGATTCACGGACTTGCTGATGCCGAGCTTTCATTACGGCGACGTTGAAATTGCCTACCTCGACGAGGGCGAGGGCGACCCCGTCATTCTCGTGCATGGTTTTGCGTCGAGCAAGAACGTGAACTGGGTGTATCCGACCTGGGTGTCGGAATTGCGCAAAAACGGGTTCCGGGTGATCGCGTTCGACAATCGCGGCCACGGCGATTCCAGCAAGCTCTACGATCCGGAAGACTATCACATCGGCACGATGGCGAGCGACATTACCGCGCTGATGGATCACCTTGCCATCGCGCGGGCCGACGTCATGGGCTATTCGCTCGGCGCACGGATGACGGGAATTCTGGCACAGACGCGGCCTGAACGGGTGCGCTCCGGGATTTTCGGCGGTCTGGGTCTCGGCCTGATCGCTGGCGGCGGCCCCGGCGAAAGCGTCGCCAGGGCGTTGGAAGCGCCGTCACTGGACGACGTGACCGATCCGTTCGGCCGCACGTTTCGCGCATTCGCCGATCAGACCCGCTCCGATCGTCGTGCGCTGGCGGCGTGTTTGCGCGGATCGCGGCGGCTGATGACGGAAGCGGAGGTCGCCAGCATCAAGGTGCCGACGCTGATAGCGGTCGGCACCAAGGACGAGATCGCGGGATCGGCGCAGGCGCTTGCGAACATCATCCCCGGCGCGGAGGTGCTGGACATTCCGAACCGCGACCACATGCGCGCCGTGGGTGACAAGGTTTACAAGGAGGGCGTGCTGGAATTTCTGTCACGCCGGCCGTGAGGTCGTTCCAAAGCGATTGGTGAGGTATCGCGCCGCCGCGATCAGTACCACGAATGTTGCGATCCAGACCATGCGCGCACCGTAGCGGTTGTGGGGGCCGGAAATCACGCCACAGATGAAGGCGTTGCCGAGCAGTGCGACGCAGACTGTCGCGGCGAGCAGTTCGACGTCGTCAAGGCGCCGTCGCCACAGCGCCGCAAGGGCGATGCCGGCGAGCAACAGCATCGAGGTGAGCGCGACCGGAACGTGAATCCAGTTGATCGCCGCGAACTTGATGTTCCAGTGCTGCTGACGCGCGGCGCGCATGGCCTTCACCTGTTCCGGCAGATAG from Nitrobacter sp. NHB1 carries:
- a CDS encoding zinc-finger domain-containing protein → MSDHVVPHFHNDAGVAVIEIGSREFMCVGANPPFDHPHVFLDLGNDNEIICPYCSTLFRFATDLDAGQARPPECVVRDKAA
- a CDS encoding alpha/beta fold hydrolase, translated to MPSFHYGDVEIAYLDEGEGDPVILVHGFASSKNVNWVYPTWVSELRKNGFRVIAFDNRGHGDSSKLYDPEDYHIGTMASDITALMDHLAIARADVMGYSLGARMTGILAQTRPERVRSGIFGGLGLGLIAGGGPGESVARALEAPSLDDVTDPFGRTFRAFADQTRSDRRALAACLRGSRRLMTEAEVASIKVPTLIAVGTKDEIAGSAQALANIIPGAEVLDIPNRDHMRAVGDKVYKEGVLEFLSRRP